A genomic segment from Parafrankia irregularis encodes:
- a CDS encoding glycosyltransferase: MRGGGWPFAVRVLYEPTPGLSAGRNRGICAARGRYVALTDPDITPEPEWLRTLVTAIEEENVFAVGGRTVVEYPDGAATVLTKALRECHGAVDWPDHREPAVWPYWVTGCNLLFERQTALDLGLFRTDLGRRGRWLGDCEDLEFVDRARQAGHHTLIEPAAVVSHPVYRPETTLRYFVRQGAGHGVCVARMHLSVRVEPAAIQAGRESVCRAVNGLAAGWGFLDGSRAAESVRDLARIGAYHLERGRLRLLGRRPIALPVMPVQKTMESC, from the coding sequence GTGCGGGGAGGGGGCTGGCCGTTCGCGGTGCGGGTGCTGTACGAGCCGACGCCGGGGCTGAGCGCGGGACGTAACCGCGGGATCTGCGCGGCCCGGGGCCGCTACGTCGCCCTCACCGATCCGGACATCACACCCGAGCCGGAGTGGCTGCGGACCCTGGTGACCGCGATCGAGGAGGAGAACGTGTTCGCCGTCGGTGGCCGCACCGTCGTGGAGTACCCCGACGGCGCGGCGACCGTGCTGACGAAGGCCCTGCGGGAGTGCCACGGCGCGGTGGACTGGCCCGATCACCGGGAGCCGGCGGTGTGGCCGTACTGGGTCACCGGCTGCAACCTGCTGTTCGAGCGTCAGACCGCCCTCGACCTCGGGCTGTTCCGCACCGACCTGGGACGCCGGGGCCGGTGGCTCGGAGACTGCGAGGACCTGGAGTTCGTCGACCGCGCCCGCCAGGCCGGTCATCACACCCTGATCGAGCCGGCCGCCGTCGTCTCCCATCCCGTCTACCGGCCGGAGACGACGCTGCGGTACTTCGTCCGCCAGGGCGCCGGCCACGGGGTGTGTGTCGCCCGGATGCACCTCAGCGTCCGGGTCGAGCCCGCCGCGATCCAGGCCGGACGTGAGTCCGTATGCCGGGCCGTGAACGGGCTGGCCGCCGGATGGGGCTTCCTGGACGGCTCCCGCGCCGCGGAGTCGGTCCGCGACCTGGCTCGGATCGGGGCCTATCACCTGGAGCGCGGACGTCTGCGGCTACTCGGTCGCCGCCCGATCGCGCTGCCTGTCATGCCCGTCCAGAAAACCATGGAGAGCTGCTGA
- a CDS encoding methionine adenosyltransferase: MDVITTAGLYPVAAESAVEVIERKGSGHPDTLADGMAEAISRAYSAYCLDHFGAILHHNTDKLALLGGGAEVTFGHGEITAPIQVLVNGRITAALGEESLPVEDIVTTAARDFLGAALPLLDTERWVRVRPRLTQASSPGAVTGGGNADREASRQRWFAPRSLDDLAERHRLFSNDTSAGVGYFPLGIGEQLASGIETHLSSEGFRAEHPYFGTDIKLMVVRTGASVRLTACVPQIARHTPDLDTYIDRRALARELIAATATRIAPGVDVEVFVNTRDQDSRPELYLTATGSSIESGDEGVVGRGNRSNGLISMFRPWSAEGVSGKNPVYHVGKLYNLAATEAARRLHEETGLECAVALVSQSGRDLADPWQAIVQTSGPNPVFVSDARRVLTSVMADLDGLRERLLTGKLATA, encoded by the coding sequence ATGGACGTCATCACGACCGCGGGGCTGTACCCGGTTGCCGCCGAGAGCGCCGTCGAGGTGATCGAGCGGAAGGGTTCCGGCCACCCCGACACCCTCGCCGATGGCATGGCGGAGGCGATCTCCCGCGCCTACAGCGCGTACTGCCTGGACCACTTCGGCGCGATCCTGCACCACAACACCGACAAGCTCGCCTTGCTCGGCGGCGGCGCCGAGGTGACGTTCGGACACGGCGAGATAACCGCCCCGATCCAGGTCCTGGTCAACGGGCGGATCACGGCCGCGCTGGGCGAGGAGTCGCTGCCCGTCGAGGACATCGTCACCACCGCGGCCCGCGACTTCCTGGGCGCCGCCCTGCCGCTGCTGGACACCGAACGGTGGGTGCGGGTGAGGCCCCGGCTGACGCAGGCGTCGAGCCCGGGAGCGGTCACCGGCGGCGGGAACGCCGATCGGGAGGCGTCCCGGCAGCGATGGTTCGCCCCGCGGAGCCTGGACGACCTCGCCGAGCGGCACCGGCTGTTCTCCAACGACACCTCCGCCGGCGTCGGCTACTTCCCGCTGGGTATCGGGGAACAGCTGGCCAGCGGCATCGAGACGCACTTGAGCAGCGAGGGGTTCCGCGCCGAGCACCCGTACTTCGGCACGGACATCAAGCTGATGGTCGTGCGCACCGGCGCCAGCGTCCGCCTGACGGCGTGCGTGCCGCAGATCGCCCGCCACACCCCGGACCTGGACACCTACATCGACCGCCGGGCCCTGGCCCGGGAGCTGATCGCGGCGACGGCCACGCGGATCGCGCCAGGCGTGGACGTCGAGGTCTTCGTGAACACCCGCGACCAGGACAGCCGGCCCGAGCTCTATCTCACGGCCACCGGGTCATCGATTGAGTCCGGTGACGAGGGCGTGGTCGGACGGGGTAACCGTTCCAACGGGCTGATCTCGATGTTCCGCCCCTGGTCGGCCGAAGGCGTCTCCGGCAAGAACCCTGTCTACCACGTGGGCAAGCTCTACAACCTGGCCGCGACCGAGGCCGCCCGCCGGCTGCATGAGGAGACCGGGCTGGAGTGCGCGGTCGCTCTCGTCTCGCAGTCGGGCCGTGACCTGGCCGACCCGTGGCAGGCCATCGTCCAGACATCCGGCCCGAACCCGGTGTTCGTGTCCGACGCCCGCCGAGTCCTCACGAGCGTGATGGCGGACCTGGACGGTCTGCGGGAGCGGCTGCTGACCGGGAAGCTGGCCACCGCATGA
- a CDS encoding sugar phosphate isomerase/epimerase family protein, with protein sequence MSRSVGVAAPFRPCLNPATLSGVDLPDFLALAAAGGFTAVELSIQQVQALGAARVRDLLAEHGLTVAAASGILPAGPVLPAPLLVDSAAYDEHLRTLPTRLTTFAALGCPVATTVLNPYSSLRQSESLALARTRIAQLADTAADYGVRLAVEAVSITDGLPPELDGPHPVAVTLPAVAELLHDSGTANAAVLVDSFHWAVAGADPGHITALGTGGVGHVQIADVPHTGTARGWTDGLRLFPGDGALRWSVFADALHRVGYHGPASVELFNPVLRALPEDEIAARSHRAATGCWPPREAAR encoded by the coding sequence ATGAGCCGCAGCGTCGGGGTCGCCGCCCCGTTTCGGCCCTGTCTGAACCCCGCCACCCTCTCCGGGGTCGACCTGCCCGACTTCCTCGCCCTGGCGGCGGCCGGCGGATTCACGGCGGTCGAGCTGTCCATCCAGCAGGTCCAGGCCCTGGGCGCCGCCCGGGTGCGTGACCTGCTGGCCGAGCACGGACTGACCGTGGCCGCTGCCAGCGGGATCCTGCCCGCCGGGCCTGTCCTGCCCGCCCCGCTGCTGGTCGACAGCGCCGCGTACGACGAGCATCTGCGGACCCTTCCCACCCGGCTGACGACGTTCGCCGCGCTGGGCTGCCCCGTCGCGACGACCGTGCTGAACCCGTACTCCTCGCTGCGCCAGAGCGAGTCCCTGGCCCTCGCGCGGACGAGGATCGCCCAGCTCGCGGACACCGCCGCCGACTACGGCGTCCGCCTCGCGGTGGAGGCCGTGAGCATCACCGATGGGCTGCCACCCGAGCTCGACGGGCCGCACCCGGTGGCCGTCACTCTGCCCGCCGTCGCCGAACTGCTGCATGACAGCGGAACCGCGAACGCCGCGGTGTTGGTCGACTCCTTCCACTGGGCGGTCGCCGGAGCCGACCCCGGCCACATCACGGCTCTCGGCACGGGCGGGGTCGGGCACGTGCAGATCGCCGACGTCCCCCACACGGGCACCGCACGCGGGTGGACGGACGGCCTGCGGCTCTTCCCCGGCGACGGCGCCCTGCGCTGGTCCGTCTTCGCCGACGCCTTGCACCGGGTCGGCTACCACGGGCCCGCATCGGTGGAGTTGTTCAACCCCGTCCTGCGGGCCCTGCCCGAAGACGAGATCGCCGCCCGTTCCCATCGCGCGGCCACCGGCTGCTGGCCCCCCCGGGAGGCAGCCCGATGA